One genomic window of Daphnia pulex isolate KAP4 chromosome 12, ASM2113471v1 includes the following:
- the LOC124209256 gene encoding uncharacterized protein LOC124209256 isoform X14: protein MTLENKHAKQSRQEIGNSSTSNAGSVGIVIEPFHPDGTFNIHDGTSIVASLFLSKCNTNLGTNPTSHSGQQSQMEYSLEPNRAQESMASSAKTASASWPSPPARKRTLIEGALKDALEKHFYMEHKPSLATITSLAESLRMKTEVVRVWFANRRHKEKCKKPVAKSKRPGRKARAARRAPVPCKSVSETSETIQELIDSVTESNSSAVQLSELNRIDLESLGPPPLLDVESQVPLLNTENEVPLVVEPLDTNPASDETEELPEMECSLETFVQELIVPSDTNVFNYPQAGNGGSFKNGRPWGPLSRRQPVEEDTFDISVTFSDLIKDVRFAEKQIKRSNKIGNQKGIDVYDVPVTKSIEPTSTFQRMVFGEIDAHAEHRTVLVLGANSSSQAKFINGIINFIFDVDLNDSYRFQLVEEEPASQSNCIKVYDIHHSCGFRVTYSLTIITMPTYDANSDDSQLFRDQNIAKMFLEFFEDEGGVQELDMICHVEADGNQHYLLSIFGNDVKDNNNCWMPTDYFGDNCKWQDGIQRFFVALAKKETKSLSLTRQVLEERKHMEAMLDGLQSLIETVSVKMEEINKTKKMITFCQAQIPPTAEVEETFPVELTQKVELPPGQYMINCNQCFVTCHNSFVKKDKVYSPDVTEAIVLESCSVCPGKCSWSMHSNQPYRWVYVKKEPTDFTNPANQRYEAEMKWKKIRSNGQELVKVLQNDLVENGTIMLEHFQSTWRCIQQLNKIALHGNSFLTQKVFDVLYDAEQQLKELGFEDGLESLKM, encoded by the exons ATGACTTTAGAAAACAAGCATGCAAAACAGTCACGACAAGAAATTGGAAATTCGTCTACTAGTAATG CAGGGTCAGTCGGAATTGTTATCGAACCATTTCACCCTGACGGAACATTCAACATACACGATGGGACTTCTATAGTTG catctttatttctttcgaaatGTAATACAAATTTAGGCACGAATCCAACTAGTCATTCAGGTCAACAGTCTCAAATGGAATATTCGCTAGAACCAAACCGTGCGCAGGAATCGATGGCATCATCTGCTAAAACTGCTTCCGCCAGTTGGCCAAGCCCTCCTGCTAGGAAGCGGACGCTGATCGAAGGAGCGCTCAAGGATGCGCTGGAGAAGCACTTCTACATGGAACACAAGCCATCACTCGCGACGATAACTTCTCTGGCCGAATCTCTCCGGATGAAAACTGAAGTAGTGCGTGTCTGGTTCGCAAATCGACGACATAAGGAGAAGTGCAAAAAGCCAGTTGCCAAATCAAAAAGGCCAGGAAGAAAAGCACGGGCAGCTCGAAGAGCTCCGGTCCCTTGCAAATCCGTCAGTGAAACCAGCGAAACTATTCAGGAATTAATTGATTCCGTCACCGAAAGTAACTCGTCGGCAGTTCAATTAtcag AGTTAAACAGGATTGATTTGGAATCTTTGGGGCCTCCGCCGTTACTTGATGTTGAAAGTCAAGTGCCGTTACTAAATACTGAAAATGAAGTGCCTTTAGTTG TAGAGCCTCTGGACACCAATCCAGCGAGTGATGAGACCGAAGAATTGCCGGAAATGGAATGCTCTCTGGAAACTTTTGTGCAAGAATTGATAGTACCGTCTGATACCAATGTTTTCAACTACCCACAGGCCGGAAAcg gaGGCTCGTTCAAAAATGGTAGACCATGGGGACCCCTTTCACGCCGTCAACCAGTTGAAGAAGACACCTTCGATATCTCAGTAACATTCTCTGATTTGATCAAAGATGTTCGTTTCGCCGAGAAGCAAATCAAACGATCCAACAAGATAGGCAACCAAAAAGGGATAGATGTGTACGATGTTCCAGTGACGAAGTCGATCGAGCCAACGTCAACGTTCCAGCGAATGGTTTTCGGTGAAATCGATGCTCACGCGGAGCACCGGACGGTCCTGGTGTTGGGTGCCAACAGTTCGAGTCAGGCGAAATTTATTAACGGGATCATCAACTTCATCTTTGACGTCGACCTGAATGACAGCTATCGTTTTCAGCTGGTCGAGGAGGAGCCGGCCAGCCAGAGCAACTGCATCAAGGTCTACGACATCCACCACTCATGCGGATTCCGTGTCACCTATTCGTTGACAATCATCACCATGCCCACCTACGACGCCAACTCCGATGACTCTCAACTTTTCAGAGACCAGAATATAGCCAAAATGTTCCTCGAGTTTTTCGAAGACGAGGGAGGCGTCCAAGAGCTGGACATGATCTGTCATGTCGAGGCCGACGGCAATCAACACTACTTACTGTCTATCTTCGGCAACGATgtcaaagacaacaacaactgctggATGCCGACGGATTATTTCGGCGATAATTGCAAATGGCAGGATGGTATCCAGCGTTTCTTCGTCGCACTAGCCAAGAAGGAAACGAAATCGCTGTCGCTCACCAGACAAGTTTTAGAAGAGAGGAAACACATGGAAGCAATGCTGGATGGACTCCAGTCGCTCATTGAAACCGTTTCGGTGAAGATggaagaaatcaacaaaacgaagaaaatgatCACTTTCTGCCAAGCGCAGATCCCTCCGACCGCAGAAGTCGAAGAAACTTTCCCTGTCGAATTGACGCAAAAAGTGGAACTTCCGCCCGGCCAGTACATGATCAATTGCAATCAGTGCTTTGTCACGTGCCACAATTCGTTCGTCAAGAAAGACAAGGTTTATTCCCCAGACGTCACCGAGGCGATCGTTTTGGAAAGCTGCTCCGTTTGCCCTGGGAAATGCAGCTGGAGCATGCACTCCAATCAGCCCTACCGATGGGTGTACGTGAAAAAGGAGCCGACGGACTTCACGAACCCCGCCAATCAGAGATACGAAGCTGAAATgaagtggaaaaaaatcagatcGAATGGGCAAGAATTGGTGAAAGTGCTGCAAAATGACCTCGTCGAAAACGGAACGATCATGCTGGAGCATTTCCAATCGACCTGGCGATGCATCCAGCAGCTGAACAAGATCGCCCTTCACGGAAACTCGTTTTTGACTCAAAAAGTTTTCGACGTCCTCTACGACGCCGAACAGCAGCTAAAAGAACTCGGATTTGAAGATGGACTGGAGAGTTTGAAGAtgtaa
- the LOC124209256 gene encoding uncharacterized protein LOC124209256 isoform X6, which produces MEKDQYSPILFHSTSRQRHKNIHNSSSDDDLSSNEVSLRSTTRLAKQIPECAEIIYGSTDSIKKLFDSVSQDNSSTAQLTGYRLRQKRSRPESPTTDSSSESQSSSVMTLENKHAKQSRQEIGNSSTSNGSVGIVIEPFHPDGTFNIHDGTSIVGTNPTSHSGQQSQMEYSLEPNRAQESMASSAKTASASWPSPPARKRTLIEGALKDALEKHFYMEHKPSLATITSLAESLRMKTEVVRVWFANRRHKEKCKKPVAKSKRPGRKARAARRAPVPCKSVSETSETIQELIDSVTESNSSAVQLSELNRIDLESLGPPPLLDVESQVPLLNTENEVPLVEPLDTNPASDETEELPEMECSLETFVQELIVPSDTNVFNYPQAGNGGSFKNGRPWGPLSRRQPVEEDTFDISVTFSDLIKDVRFAEKQIKRSNKIGNQKGIDVYDVPVTKSIEPTSTFQRMVFGEIDAHAEHRTVLVLGANSSSQAKFINGIINFIFDVDLNDSYRFQLVEEEPASQSNCIKVYDIHHSCGFRVTYSLTIITMPTYDANSDDSQLFRDQNIAKMFLEFFEDEGGVQELDMICHVEADGNQHYLLSIFGNDVKDNNNCWMPTDYFGDNCKWQDGIQRFFVALAKKETKSLSLTRQVLEERKHMEAMLDGLQSLIETVSVKMEEINKTKKMITFCQAQIPPTAEVEETFPVELTQKVELPPGQYMINCNQCFVTCHNSFVKKDKVYSPDVTEAIVLESCSVCPGKCSWSMHSNQPYRWVYVKKEPTDFTNPANQRYEAEMKWKKIRSNGQELVKVLQNDLVENGTIMLEHFQSTWRCIQQLNKIALHGNSFLTQKVFDVLYDAEQQLKELGFEDGLESLKM; this is translated from the exons ATG GAAAAAGACCAGTATTCTCCCATTCTGTTTCACTCCACTTCTCGTCAGAGGCATAAAAATATTCACAACTCTTCAAGTG ATGATGATCTGAGTAGTAATGAAGTATCTTTGCGAAGTACGACACGGTTAGCCAAACAAATTCCGGAATGTGCTGAAATAATCTATGGATCCACTGATTCTATTAAGAAGCTTTTTGATTCTGTCAGTCAGGACAACTCATCTACTGCTCAATTAACAGGTTACCGCCTGCGCCAAAAGAGATCGCGTCCTGAAAGTCCTACCACGGACTCGTCATCCGAATCACAATCATCATCGGTTATGACTTTAGAAAACAAGCATGCAAAACAGTCACGACAAGAAATTGGAAATTCGTCTACTAGTAATG GGTCAGTCGGAATTGTTATCGAACCATTTCACCCTGACGGAACATTCAACATACACGATGGGACTTCTATAGTTG GCACGAATCCAACTAGTCATTCAGGTCAACAGTCTCAAATGGAATATTCGCTAGAACCAAACCGTGCGCAGGAATCGATGGCATCATCTGCTAAAACTGCTTCCGCCAGTTGGCCAAGCCCTCCTGCTAGGAAGCGGACGCTGATCGAAGGAGCGCTCAAGGATGCGCTGGAGAAGCACTTCTACATGGAACACAAGCCATCACTCGCGACGATAACTTCTCTGGCCGAATCTCTCCGGATGAAAACTGAAGTAGTGCGTGTCTGGTTCGCAAATCGACGACATAAGGAGAAGTGCAAAAAGCCAGTTGCCAAATCAAAAAGGCCAGGAAGAAAAGCACGGGCAGCTCGAAGAGCTCCGGTCCCTTGCAAATCCGTCAGTGAAACCAGCGAAACTATTCAGGAATTAATTGATTCCGTCACCGAAAGTAACTCGTCGGCAGTTCAATTAtcag AGTTAAACAGGATTGATTTGGAATCTTTGGGGCCTCCGCCGTTACTTGATGTTGAAAGTCAAGTGCCGTTACTAAATACTGAAAATGAAGTGCCTTTAGTTG AGCCTCTGGACACCAATCCAGCGAGTGATGAGACCGAAGAATTGCCGGAAATGGAATGCTCTCTGGAAACTTTTGTGCAAGAATTGATAGTACCGTCTGATACCAATGTTTTCAACTACCCACAGGCCGGAAAcg gaGGCTCGTTCAAAAATGGTAGACCATGGGGACCCCTTTCACGCCGTCAACCAGTTGAAGAAGACACCTTCGATATCTCAGTAACATTCTCTGATTTGATCAAAGATGTTCGTTTCGCCGAGAAGCAAATCAAACGATCCAACAAGATAGGCAACCAAAAAGGGATAGATGTGTACGATGTTCCAGTGACGAAGTCGATCGAGCCAACGTCAACGTTCCAGCGAATGGTTTTCGGTGAAATCGATGCTCACGCGGAGCACCGGACGGTCCTGGTGTTGGGTGCCAACAGTTCGAGTCAGGCGAAATTTATTAACGGGATCATCAACTTCATCTTTGACGTCGACCTGAATGACAGCTATCGTTTTCAGCTGGTCGAGGAGGAGCCGGCCAGCCAGAGCAACTGCATCAAGGTCTACGACATCCACCACTCATGCGGATTCCGTGTCACCTATTCGTTGACAATCATCACCATGCCCACCTACGACGCCAACTCCGATGACTCTCAACTTTTCAGAGACCAGAATATAGCCAAAATGTTCCTCGAGTTTTTCGAAGACGAGGGAGGCGTCCAAGAGCTGGACATGATCTGTCATGTCGAGGCCGACGGCAATCAACACTACTTACTGTCTATCTTCGGCAACGATgtcaaagacaacaacaactgctggATGCCGACGGATTATTTCGGCGATAATTGCAAATGGCAGGATGGTATCCAGCGTTTCTTCGTCGCACTAGCCAAGAAGGAAACGAAATCGCTGTCGCTCACCAGACAAGTTTTAGAAGAGAGGAAACACATGGAAGCAATGCTGGATGGACTCCAGTCGCTCATTGAAACCGTTTCGGTGAAGATggaagaaatcaacaaaacgaagaaaatgatCACTTTCTGCCAAGCGCAGATCCCTCCGACCGCAGAAGTCGAAGAAACTTTCCCTGTCGAATTGACGCAAAAAGTGGAACTTCCGCCCGGCCAGTACATGATCAATTGCAATCAGTGCTTTGTCACGTGCCACAATTCGTTCGTCAAGAAAGACAAGGTTTATTCCCCAGACGTCACCGAGGCGATCGTTTTGGAAAGCTGCTCCGTTTGCCCTGGGAAATGCAGCTGGAGCATGCACTCCAATCAGCCCTACCGATGGGTGTACGTGAAAAAGGAGCCGACGGACTTCACGAACCCCGCCAATCAGAGATACGAAGCTGAAATgaagtggaaaaaaatcagatcGAATGGGCAAGAATTGGTGAAAGTGCTGCAAAATGACCTCGTCGAAAACGGAACGATCATGCTGGAGCATTTCCAATCGACCTGGCGATGCATCCAGCAGCTGAACAAGATCGCCCTTCACGGAAACTCGTTTTTGACTCAAAAAGTTTTCGACGTCCTCTACGACGCCGAACAGCAGCTAAAAGAACTCGGATTTGAAGATGGACTGGAGAGTTTGAAGAtgtaa
- the LOC124209256 gene encoding uncharacterized protein LOC124209256 isoform X8: MEKDQYSPILFHSTSRQRHKNIHNSSSGYRLRQKRSRPESPTTDSSSESQSSSVMTLENKHAKQSRQEIGNSSTSNGSVGIVIEPFHPDGTFNIHDGTSIVASLFLSKCNTNLGTNPTSHSGQQSQMEYSLEPNRAQESMASSAKTASASWPSPPARKRTLIEGALKDALEKHFYMEHKPSLATITSLAESLRMKTEVVRVWFANRRHKEKCKKPVAKSKRPGRKARAARRAPVPCKSVSETSETIQELIDSVTESNSSAVQLSELNRIDLESLGPPPLLDVESQVPLLNTENEVPLVVEPLDTNPASDETEELPEMECSLETFVQELIVPSDTNVFNYPQAGNGGSFKNGRPWGPLSRRQPVEEDTFDISVTFSDLIKDVRFAEKQIKRSNKIGNQKGIDVYDVPVTKSIEPTSTFQRMVFGEIDAHAEHRTVLVLGANSSSQAKFINGIINFIFDVDLNDSYRFQLVEEEPASQSNCIKVYDIHHSCGFRVTYSLTIITMPTYDANSDDSQLFRDQNIAKMFLEFFEDEGGVQELDMICHVEADGNQHYLLSIFGNDVKDNNNCWMPTDYFGDNCKWQDGIQRFFVALAKKETKSLSLTRQVLEERKHMEAMLDGLQSLIETVSVKMEEINKTKKMITFCQAQIPPTAEVEETFPVELTQKVELPPGQYMINCNQCFVTCHNSFVKKDKVYSPDVTEAIVLESCSVCPGKCSWSMHSNQPYRWVYVKKEPTDFTNPANQRYEAEMKWKKIRSNGQELVKVLQNDLVENGTIMLEHFQSTWRCIQQLNKIALHGNSFLTQKVFDVLYDAEQQLKELGFEDGLESLKM; the protein is encoded by the exons ATG GAAAAAGACCAGTATTCTCCCATTCTGTTTCACTCCACTTCTCGTCAGAGGCATAAAAATATTCACAACTCTTCAAGTG GTTACCGCCTGCGCCAAAAGAGATCGCGTCCTGAAAGTCCTACCACGGACTCGTCATCCGAATCACAATCATCATCGGTTATGACTTTAGAAAACAAGCATGCAAAACAGTCACGACAAGAAATTGGAAATTCGTCTACTAGTAATG GGTCAGTCGGAATTGTTATCGAACCATTTCACCCTGACGGAACATTCAACATACACGATGGGACTTCTATAGTTG catctttatttctttcgaaatGTAATACAAATTTAGGCACGAATCCAACTAGTCATTCAGGTCAACAGTCTCAAATGGAATATTCGCTAGAACCAAACCGTGCGCAGGAATCGATGGCATCATCTGCTAAAACTGCTTCCGCCAGTTGGCCAAGCCCTCCTGCTAGGAAGCGGACGCTGATCGAAGGAGCGCTCAAGGATGCGCTGGAGAAGCACTTCTACATGGAACACAAGCCATCACTCGCGACGATAACTTCTCTGGCCGAATCTCTCCGGATGAAAACTGAAGTAGTGCGTGTCTGGTTCGCAAATCGACGACATAAGGAGAAGTGCAAAAAGCCAGTTGCCAAATCAAAAAGGCCAGGAAGAAAAGCACGGGCAGCTCGAAGAGCTCCGGTCCCTTGCAAATCCGTCAGTGAAACCAGCGAAACTATTCAGGAATTAATTGATTCCGTCACCGAAAGTAACTCGTCGGCAGTTCAATTAtcag AGTTAAACAGGATTGATTTGGAATCTTTGGGGCCTCCGCCGTTACTTGATGTTGAAAGTCAAGTGCCGTTACTAAATACTGAAAATGAAGTGCCTTTAGTTG TAGAGCCTCTGGACACCAATCCAGCGAGTGATGAGACCGAAGAATTGCCGGAAATGGAATGCTCTCTGGAAACTTTTGTGCAAGAATTGATAGTACCGTCTGATACCAATGTTTTCAACTACCCACAGGCCGGAAAcg gaGGCTCGTTCAAAAATGGTAGACCATGGGGACCCCTTTCACGCCGTCAACCAGTTGAAGAAGACACCTTCGATATCTCAGTAACATTCTCTGATTTGATCAAAGATGTTCGTTTCGCCGAGAAGCAAATCAAACGATCCAACAAGATAGGCAACCAAAAAGGGATAGATGTGTACGATGTTCCAGTGACGAAGTCGATCGAGCCAACGTCAACGTTCCAGCGAATGGTTTTCGGTGAAATCGATGCTCACGCGGAGCACCGGACGGTCCTGGTGTTGGGTGCCAACAGTTCGAGTCAGGCGAAATTTATTAACGGGATCATCAACTTCATCTTTGACGTCGACCTGAATGACAGCTATCGTTTTCAGCTGGTCGAGGAGGAGCCGGCCAGCCAGAGCAACTGCATCAAGGTCTACGACATCCACCACTCATGCGGATTCCGTGTCACCTATTCGTTGACAATCATCACCATGCCCACCTACGACGCCAACTCCGATGACTCTCAACTTTTCAGAGACCAGAATATAGCCAAAATGTTCCTCGAGTTTTTCGAAGACGAGGGAGGCGTCCAAGAGCTGGACATGATCTGTCATGTCGAGGCCGACGGCAATCAACACTACTTACTGTCTATCTTCGGCAACGATgtcaaagacaacaacaactgctggATGCCGACGGATTATTTCGGCGATAATTGCAAATGGCAGGATGGTATCCAGCGTTTCTTCGTCGCACTAGCCAAGAAGGAAACGAAATCGCTGTCGCTCACCAGACAAGTTTTAGAAGAGAGGAAACACATGGAAGCAATGCTGGATGGACTCCAGTCGCTCATTGAAACCGTTTCGGTGAAGATggaagaaatcaacaaaacgaagaaaatgatCACTTTCTGCCAAGCGCAGATCCCTCCGACCGCAGAAGTCGAAGAAACTTTCCCTGTCGAATTGACGCAAAAAGTGGAACTTCCGCCCGGCCAGTACATGATCAATTGCAATCAGTGCTTTGTCACGTGCCACAATTCGTTCGTCAAGAAAGACAAGGTTTATTCCCCAGACGTCACCGAGGCGATCGTTTTGGAAAGCTGCTCCGTTTGCCCTGGGAAATGCAGCTGGAGCATGCACTCCAATCAGCCCTACCGATGGGTGTACGTGAAAAAGGAGCCGACGGACTTCACGAACCCCGCCAATCAGAGATACGAAGCTGAAATgaagtggaaaaaaatcagatcGAATGGGCAAGAATTGGTGAAAGTGCTGCAAAATGACCTCGTCGAAAACGGAACGATCATGCTGGAGCATTTCCAATCGACCTGGCGATGCATCCAGCAGCTGAACAAGATCGCCCTTCACGGAAACTCGTTTTTGACTCAAAAAGTTTTCGACGTCCTCTACGACGCCGAACAGCAGCTAAAAGAACTCGGATTTGAAGATGGACTGGAGAGTTTGAAGAtgtaa
- the LOC124209256 gene encoding uncharacterized protein LOC124209256 isoform X10 yields MEKDQYSPILFHSTSRQRHKNIHNSSSGYRLRQKRSRPESPTTDSSSESQSSSVMTLENKHAKQSRQEIGNSSTSNAGSVGIVIEPFHPDGTFNIHDGTSIVGTNPTSHSGQQSQMEYSLEPNRAQESMASSAKTASASWPSPPARKRTLIEGALKDALEKHFYMEHKPSLATITSLAESLRMKTEVVRVWFANRRHKEKCKKPVAKSKRPGRKARAARRAPVPCKSVSETSETIQELIDSVTESNSSAVQLSELNRIDLESLGPPPLLDVESQVPLLNTENEVPLVVEPLDTNPASDETEELPEMECSLETFVQELIVPSDTNVFNYPQAGNGGSFKNGRPWGPLSRRQPVEEDTFDISVTFSDLIKDVRFAEKQIKRSNKIGNQKGIDVYDVPVTKSIEPTSTFQRMVFGEIDAHAEHRTVLVLGANSSSQAKFINGIINFIFDVDLNDSYRFQLVEEEPASQSNCIKVYDIHHSCGFRVTYSLTIITMPTYDANSDDSQLFRDQNIAKMFLEFFEDEGGVQELDMICHVEADGNQHYLLSIFGNDVKDNNNCWMPTDYFGDNCKWQDGIQRFFVALAKKETKSLSLTRQVLEERKHMEAMLDGLQSLIETVSVKMEEINKTKKMITFCQAQIPPTAEVEETFPVELTQKVELPPGQYMINCNQCFVTCHNSFVKKDKVYSPDVTEAIVLESCSVCPGKCSWSMHSNQPYRWVYVKKEPTDFTNPANQRYEAEMKWKKIRSNGQELVKVLQNDLVENGTIMLEHFQSTWRCIQQLNKIALHGNSFLTQKVFDVLYDAEQQLKELGFEDGLESLKM; encoded by the exons ATG GAAAAAGACCAGTATTCTCCCATTCTGTTTCACTCCACTTCTCGTCAGAGGCATAAAAATATTCACAACTCTTCAAGTG GTTACCGCCTGCGCCAAAAGAGATCGCGTCCTGAAAGTCCTACCACGGACTCGTCATCCGAATCACAATCATCATCGGTTATGACTTTAGAAAACAAGCATGCAAAACAGTCACGACAAGAAATTGGAAATTCGTCTACTAGTAATG CAGGGTCAGTCGGAATTGTTATCGAACCATTTCACCCTGACGGAACATTCAACATACACGATGGGACTTCTATAGTTG GCACGAATCCAACTAGTCATTCAGGTCAACAGTCTCAAATGGAATATTCGCTAGAACCAAACCGTGCGCAGGAATCGATGGCATCATCTGCTAAAACTGCTTCCGCCAGTTGGCCAAGCCCTCCTGCTAGGAAGCGGACGCTGATCGAAGGAGCGCTCAAGGATGCGCTGGAGAAGCACTTCTACATGGAACACAAGCCATCACTCGCGACGATAACTTCTCTGGCCGAATCTCTCCGGATGAAAACTGAAGTAGTGCGTGTCTGGTTCGCAAATCGACGACATAAGGAGAAGTGCAAAAAGCCAGTTGCCAAATCAAAAAGGCCAGGAAGAAAAGCACGGGCAGCTCGAAGAGCTCCGGTCCCTTGCAAATCCGTCAGTGAAACCAGCGAAACTATTCAGGAATTAATTGATTCCGTCACCGAAAGTAACTCGTCGGCAGTTCAATTAtcag AGTTAAACAGGATTGATTTGGAATCTTTGGGGCCTCCGCCGTTACTTGATGTTGAAAGTCAAGTGCCGTTACTAAATACTGAAAATGAAGTGCCTTTAGTTG TAGAGCCTCTGGACACCAATCCAGCGAGTGATGAGACCGAAGAATTGCCGGAAATGGAATGCTCTCTGGAAACTTTTGTGCAAGAATTGATAGTACCGTCTGATACCAATGTTTTCAACTACCCACAGGCCGGAAAcg gaGGCTCGTTCAAAAATGGTAGACCATGGGGACCCCTTTCACGCCGTCAACCAGTTGAAGAAGACACCTTCGATATCTCAGTAACATTCTCTGATTTGATCAAAGATGTTCGTTTCGCCGAGAAGCAAATCAAACGATCCAACAAGATAGGCAACCAAAAAGGGATAGATGTGTACGATGTTCCAGTGACGAAGTCGATCGAGCCAACGTCAACGTTCCAGCGAATGGTTTTCGGTGAAATCGATGCTCACGCGGAGCACCGGACGGTCCTGGTGTTGGGTGCCAACAGTTCGAGTCAGGCGAAATTTATTAACGGGATCATCAACTTCATCTTTGACGTCGACCTGAATGACAGCTATCGTTTTCAGCTGGTCGAGGAGGAGCCGGCCAGCCAGAGCAACTGCATCAAGGTCTACGACATCCACCACTCATGCGGATTCCGTGTCACCTATTCGTTGACAATCATCACCATGCCCACCTACGACGCCAACTCCGATGACTCTCAACTTTTCAGAGACCAGAATATAGCCAAAATGTTCCTCGAGTTTTTCGAAGACGAGGGAGGCGTCCAAGAGCTGGACATGATCTGTCATGTCGAGGCCGACGGCAATCAACACTACTTACTGTCTATCTTCGGCAACGATgtcaaagacaacaacaactgctggATGCCGACGGATTATTTCGGCGATAATTGCAAATGGCAGGATGGTATCCAGCGTTTCTTCGTCGCACTAGCCAAGAAGGAAACGAAATCGCTGTCGCTCACCAGACAAGTTTTAGAAGAGAGGAAACACATGGAAGCAATGCTGGATGGACTCCAGTCGCTCATTGAAACCGTTTCGGTGAAGATggaagaaatcaacaaaacgaagaaaatgatCACTTTCTGCCAAGCGCAGATCCCTCCGACCGCAGAAGTCGAAGAAACTTTCCCTGTCGAATTGACGCAAAAAGTGGAACTTCCGCCCGGCCAGTACATGATCAATTGCAATCAGTGCTTTGTCACGTGCCACAATTCGTTCGTCAAGAAAGACAAGGTTTATTCCCCAGACGTCACCGAGGCGATCGTTTTGGAAAGCTGCTCCGTTTGCCCTGGGAAATGCAGCTGGAGCATGCACTCCAATCAGCCCTACCGATGGGTGTACGTGAAAAAGGAGCCGACGGACTTCACGAACCCCGCCAATCAGAGATACGAAGCTGAAATgaagtggaaaaaaatcagatcGAATGGGCAAGAATTGGTGAAAGTGCTGCAAAATGACCTCGTCGAAAACGGAACGATCATGCTGGAGCATTTCCAATCGACCTGGCGATGCATCCAGCAGCTGAACAAGATCGCCCTTCACGGAAACTCGTTTTTGACTCAAAAAGTTTTCGACGTCCTCTACGACGCCGAACAGCAGCTAAAAGAACTCGGATTTGAAGATGGACTGGAGAGTTTGAAGAtgtaa